A DNA window from Enterobacter asburiae contains the following coding sequences:
- a CDS encoding DUF2002 family protein yields the protein MYLRPDEVARVLEKEGFTMDEVTPKAYGYRRGENYVYVNREARMGRTALIIHPTLKDRSLSFAEPASDIKTCDHYQQFPLYLGGERHEHYGIPHGFSSRMALERFLKGLFGDVQ from the coding sequence ATGTATTTACGACCTGACGAGGTGGCACGCGTTCTTGAAAAAGAGGGATTCACCATGGATGAGGTGACGCCAAAAGCGTATGGATATCGCCGCGGCGAGAATTATGTTTATGTTAATCGCGAAGCAAGAATGGGACGTACCGCTCTCATTATTCACCCGACGCTGAAAGACAGAAGTCTGTCATTTGCTGAGCCTGCCTCGGATATTAAAACCTGCGATCATTATCAGCAATTTCCGCTCTATTTAGGCGGTGAACGGCATGAGCATTATGGTATTCCGCACGGTTTCAGTTCGCGTATGGCGCTGGAGCGATTTTTGAAGGGACTGTTTGGCGACGTACAGTAA
- the alaE gene encoding L-alanine exporter AlaE, whose amino-acid sequence MFSPQSRLRHAVADTFAMVVYCSVVNMLIEIFLSGMSFEQSLSSRLVAIPVNTIIAWPYGLYRDAVMRFARRISPAGWVKNLADVLAYVTFQSPVYVAILLTVGADWHQIAAAVSSNIVISMLMGAVYGYFLDYCRRLFKVSQYSQAKA is encoded by the coding sequence ATGTTCTCGCCGCAATCTCGCCTGCGCCACGCGGTGGCGGATACCTTCGCGATGGTTGTTTACTGTTCCGTCGTGAACATGCTGATCGAAATATTCCTCTCCGGAATGTCCTTCGAGCAGTCGCTTTCTTCTCGTCTGGTGGCGATCCCGGTCAATACTATTATTGCATGGCCTTATGGTTTATACCGCGATGCGGTAATGCGCTTCGCGCGTCGTATCAGTCCTGCAGGCTGGGTGAAAAACCTGGCGGACGTTCTGGCGTATGTGACGTTCCAGTCGCCGGTTTACGTAGCCATTCTCCTGACAGTCGGTGCAGACTGGCACCAGATCGCTGCGGCGGTGAGTTCGAATATTGTTATTTCGATGTTGATGGGAGCCGTTTACGGCTATTTCCTCGACTACTGTCGCCGCCTGTTTAAGGTCAGCCAGTACAGCCAGGCAAAAGCGTGA
- the stpA gene encoding DNA-binding protein StpA, whose product MSLTLQNLNNIRTLRAMARELSLDVLEEMLEKVRVVTEEKRSELTELEQQRAEQQEKINALLERMKADGISPTDLLGSELAQAGKPAKKRKPREAKYRFIDQNGEEKTWTGQGRTPKPIASALADGKSLDDFLI is encoded by the coding sequence ATGTCTTTGACGTTACAGAATCTTAATAATATCCGAACCCTGCGCGCTATGGCGCGTGAATTATCCCTGGACGTTCTTGAGGAAATGCTGGAAAAGGTCAGGGTCGTTACTGAAGAGAAACGCAGCGAGCTGACGGAATTAGAGCAGCAGCGTGCTGAGCAGCAGGAAAAAATTAATGCCCTGCTGGAGCGGATGAAAGCCGATGGTATTTCCCCGACTGACCTGCTGGGTTCTGAACTGGCGCAGGCGGGTAAACCAGCGAAAAAGCGTAAGCCGCGTGAAGCAAAATATCGCTTTATTGACCAGAACGGCGAAGAGAAAACGTGGACCGGCCAGGGCCGCACGCCGAAGCCTATCGCCAGCGCGCTGGCAGACGGTAAATCACTGGATGATTTTCTGATCTAA
- a CDS encoding rhodanese family protein — protein sequence MSLPLISPRQANARVAEGAKLIDIRDADEYAREHIPAARSVPLDTLPGALNAQAGDTVIFHCQSGTRTSGNADRLAQAAAPAEAFVVEGGIQGWKLAGLPTVEDKSQPLPLMRQVQIAAGLLILCGVVLGYSVSSGFFLLSGFVGAGLLFAGVTGFCGMARLLKVMPWNRRTS from the coding sequence ATGTCACTTCCTCTTATTTCACCGCGCCAGGCCAATGCCCGGGTCGCTGAAGGCGCAAAACTGATTGATATTCGTGATGCCGACGAGTACGCCCGCGAGCATATTCCCGCCGCGCGGTCCGTGCCGCTGGATACCTTACCCGGCGCACTTAACGCGCAGGCGGGCGATACGGTGATTTTTCACTGCCAGTCCGGCACCCGGACGTCGGGGAATGCCGACCGCCTTGCTCAGGCCGCCGCGCCCGCAGAGGCATTTGTGGTCGAAGGGGGCATTCAGGGCTGGAAGCTGGCGGGGCTGCCAACCGTTGAAGACAAATCCCAGCCGCTGCCGCTGATGCGTCAGGTGCAAATTGCCGCCGGGCTGTTGATACTCTGCGGCGTGGTGCTGGGCTATAGCGTCTCCAGCGGCTTTTTCCTGCTCAGCGGTTTTGTCGGAGCCGGGCTGCTGTTCGCCGGTGTGACGGGCTTTTGCGGTATGGCGCGACTGCTCAAGGTGATGCCATGGAATCGGCGTACCTCATAA
- a CDS encoding ArsR/SmtB family transcription factor: MTELEQLQASAGQAATLLKAMSNPRRLLILCTLCGAPGTSAGELARATGLSPSATSQHLARMREEGLIDSTRDAQRILYSIKNDAVHQLISTLKTLYCP, translated from the coding sequence ATGACCGAACTAGAACAGCTTCAGGCCAGCGCCGGGCAGGCCGCCACACTTTTAAAAGCGATGAGCAACCCGCGTCGGCTGCTGATCCTCTGCACCCTGTGCGGAGCGCCCGGCACCAGCGCGGGGGAGCTTGCGCGAGCCACGGGGCTAAGTCCTTCCGCCACGTCGCAGCATCTGGCGCGCATGCGTGAGGAAGGGCTTATCGACAGCACCCGCGACGCGCAGCGCATTCTCTATTCCATTAAAAACGATGCGGTACATCAGCTTATCAGCACCCTGAAAACCCTTTATTGTCCGTAA
- a CDS encoding YqaE/Pmp3 family membrane protein has product MGFWRIVFTILIPPLGVLLGKGFGWAFIINILLTLLGYFPGLIHAFWVQSKS; this is encoded by the coding sequence ATGGGATTTTGGCGTATTGTTTTTACGATCCTCATACCGCCGCTGGGCGTGCTGTTGGGTAAAGGATTTGGCTGGGCGTTTATTATCAACATTCTTCTGACGCTGCTGGGCTACTTCCCCGGCCTCATTCACGCGTTTTGGGTACAGAGCAAAAGCTAG
- a CDS encoding LysR substrate-binding domain-containing protein, producing MNSIFTEENLLAFTTAARFGSFSKAAAELGVTTSAISYTIKRMETGLDVVLFVRSTRSIELTESGFYFYRKATDLLNDFHAIKRGIDTISQGIEARVRICINQLLYTPRHTARLLQVLKKQFPTCQITVTTEVYNGVWDSIINNQANIAIGAPDTLLDGGGIDYTEIGAIRWVFAIAPEHPLAFTPEPIAESQLRLYPNIMVEDTAHTINKKVGWLLHGQEAILVPDFNTKCQCQILGEGIGFLPEYMVREAVDAGLLVTRRINNPRQDSRMLLATQHAATGQVTRWIKQQFGPAGVLTDIYSDLLWRA from the coding sequence ATGAATTCCATCTTTACCGAGGAAAACCTGCTGGCCTTTACTACCGCCGCACGCTTCGGCAGCTTCAGCAAAGCCGCCGCCGAACTGGGCGTGACGACATCTGCCATCAGCTACACCATCAAGCGCATGGAGACCGGGCTGGACGTGGTGCTGTTCGTCCGCAGCACGCGCAGCATCGAGCTGACCGAGTCCGGGTTTTACTTTTACCGTAAGGCCACCGACCTGCTGAACGACTTTCACGCCATCAAGCGCGGGATTGATACCATTTCTCAGGGCATTGAGGCGCGGGTGCGCATCTGTATCAACCAGCTTTTGTATACCCCACGCCACACGGCGCGGCTGCTGCAGGTGCTGAAAAAGCAGTTTCCCACCTGTCAGATCACCGTGACCACCGAGGTCTACAACGGCGTCTGGGACTCCATCATCAACAACCAGGCCAACATCGCGATTGGCGCGCCGGACACGCTGCTGGACGGCGGCGGGATTGATTACACCGAGATCGGCGCCATTCGCTGGGTGTTTGCCATCGCGCCGGAACACCCGCTGGCATTCACCCCGGAACCAATAGCGGAAAGCCAGCTGCGCCTGTATCCCAACATCATGGTGGAAGATACCGCGCACACCATTAACAAAAAGGTTGGCTGGCTGCTGCACGGGCAGGAGGCGATTCTGGTCCCGGACTTTAACACCAAATGTCAGTGTCAGATCCTGGGCGAAGGGATTGGCTTTTTGCCGGAATACATGGTCCGCGAGGCGGTAGACGCGGGGCTGCTGGTCACCCGACGGATTAACAACCCGCGTCAGGACTCGCGCATGCTGCTCGCCACGCAGCATGCCGCAACCGGCCAGGTCACGCGGTGGATCAAGCAGCAGTTTGGTCCGGCGGGGGTGCTGACCGATATCTATAGCGATTTACTGTGGCGCGCCTAG
- a CDS encoding ankyrin repeat domain-containing protein, protein MSANELVTEFLLAAEEGNSDALKACLEKGVDINATNRQKRTAIIIASLKKHYDCVALLIAAGADIDKQDQTCFNPFLISCLTNDITLLRLVLPANPDLDRLTRFGGVGITPASEKGHVEIVRELLEKTDINVNHTNFVGWTPLLEAIVLNDGGAKQQEIVKLLLDHGANPHMTDKYGKTPLELAREKGFDAIADLLLAAGA, encoded by the coding sequence ATGTCTGCGAACGAACTCGTTACTGAATTTCTGCTGGCGGCAGAAGAGGGCAATAGCGATGCGCTAAAAGCCTGTCTGGAGAAAGGCGTGGATATTAACGCCACCAATCGACAGAAAAGAACCGCCATTATTATTGCCAGCCTGAAAAAACATTATGACTGCGTGGCGTTATTAATTGCCGCCGGGGCGGATATTGATAAACAGGATCAGACCTGCTTTAACCCTTTCCTGATTAGCTGCCTGACCAACGATATCACCCTGCTGCGCCTTGTCCTTCCTGCAAATCCGGATCTCGATCGCCTGACGCGCTTTGGCGGCGTGGGCATTACCCCTGCCAGCGAAAAAGGGCACGTGGAGATCGTGCGCGAGCTGCTGGAGAAAACGGATATCAACGTCAACCACACCAACTTTGTTGGCTGGACGCCGCTGCTGGAAGCGATCGTGCTCAACGACGGCGGCGCAAAGCAGCAGGAGATCGTGAAGCTGCTGCTGGATCACGGCGCGAACCCGCACATGACCGATAAATACGGTAAAACTCCGCTCGAGCTGGCGCGGGAAAAAGGCTTCGATGCAATAGCTGACCTGCTGCTGGCGGCGGGCGCATAA
- the fdrA gene encoding acyl-CoA synthetase FdrA, producing the protein MPTKIVIKKNTYFDSVSLMSVSTKANKLPGVEQAFVAMATEMNKGVLKNLGLLTPELAEAKNGDLMIVIKGDAANDETLAAIEALFTRKESGGAHEARYATIASAKTHRPESNLAVISVNGTFAAREARQALENDLNVMLFSDNVSLDDELALKQLAHKKGLLMMGPDCGTAIINGAGLCFANAVRRGPIGIVGASGTGSQELSVRIHEFGGGVSQLIGTGGRDLSEKIGGLMMLDAIDMLEADEDTLVIALISKPPAPAVAEKVLARARACRKPVVVCFLGRSEPPADEDGLQFARGTKEAALKAVLLTGIKKESLDLHPLNWPLIEEVRARLTRQQKYIRGLFCGGTLCDEAMFAALAKFDDVYSNIQPDPAKRLSDISVSKAHTFLDFGDDDFTNGKPHPMIDPTNRISRLLQEARDPEVGVIVMDFVLGFGAHEDPVGVMIDAIKEAQAIAKADNRPLEILGYVLGTDQDPQSLAQQCQLLTDAGVIWASSSTNTGLLAREFVCKGEKA; encoded by the coding sequence ATGCCCACAAAAATCGTCATAAAAAAGAACACCTATTTTGACTCCGTCTCATTAATGTCCGTTTCCACCAAAGCCAATAAATTACCGGGCGTCGAGCAGGCGTTTGTCGCGATGGCGACGGAAATGAACAAAGGCGTATTAAAAAACCTCGGGCTATTAACGCCGGAATTAGCGGAAGCCAAAAACGGCGACCTGATGATCGTAATTAAAGGCGACGCGGCGAATGATGAAACGCTGGCGGCCATCGAAGCGCTGTTCACACGTAAAGAGAGCGGCGGCGCCCATGAAGCGCGCTACGCCACGATTGCCAGCGCCAAAACCCATCGGCCGGAGAGCAACCTCGCGGTGATTTCCGTCAACGGCACCTTCGCCGCCCGCGAAGCGCGCCAGGCGCTGGAAAACGATCTTAACGTGATGCTGTTTTCCGATAACGTGTCGCTCGACGACGAGCTGGCGCTGAAGCAGCTGGCGCATAAGAAAGGGCTGCTGATGATGGGGCCGGACTGCGGCACCGCCATCATCAACGGCGCGGGATTGTGCTTCGCCAACGCGGTGCGCCGCGGACCGATTGGCATCGTAGGCGCATCCGGCACCGGCAGCCAGGAGCTGAGCGTGCGCATTCACGAATTCGGCGGCGGCGTGTCGCAGCTGATCGGCACCGGCGGGCGCGATCTCAGCGAGAAAATTGGCGGCCTGATGATGCTCGACGCCATCGACATGCTGGAAGCCGACGAGGACACCCTGGTTATCGCGCTGATCTCCAAGCCGCCAGCGCCAGCCGTAGCGGAAAAAGTGCTGGCCCGCGCGCGCGCCTGCCGCAAGCCCGTGGTTGTTTGTTTCCTCGGCCGCAGCGAACCGCCCGCCGATGAAGACGGCCTGCAGTTTGCGCGCGGCACCAAAGAGGCGGCCCTGAAGGCGGTCCTGCTCACCGGCATCAAGAAAGAGTCCCTCGATCTGCATCCGCTCAACTGGCCATTGATTGAAGAGGTGCGCGCCCGCCTGACCCGGCAGCAGAAGTACATTCGCGGCCTGTTCTGCGGCGGCACCCTGTGCGACGAGGCGATGTTCGCGGCGCTTGCGAAATTCGACGACGTCTACAGCAACATCCAGCCGGATCCGGCTAAGCGCCTGAGCGACATAAGCGTCAGTAAAGCCCATACCTTCCTCGACTTTGGCGACGACGATTTCACCAACGGCAAGCCGCACCCGATGATCGACCCGACCAACCGCATCAGCCGCCTGCTGCAGGAAGCCCGCGACCCGGAAGTCGGGGTAATTGTGATGGACTTCGTGCTGGGCTTCGGCGCGCACGAGGATCCGGTCGGCGTAATGATCGACGCCATTAAAGAGGCGCAGGCCATCGCGAAGGCCGATAACCGTCCGCTGGAAATTCTCGGCTACGTGCTCGGCACCGACCAGGATCCGCAGTCGCTGGCGCAGCAGTGCCAGCTGCTGACCGACGCAGGCGTCATCTGGGCCAGCAGCAGCACCAACACCGGATTACTGGCACGCGAATTTGTCTGCAAAGGGGAGAAAGCATAA
- a CDS encoding DUF1116 domain-containing protein — protein sequence MTTLFNQPLNVINVGIAMFSDDLKKQHVPVTQLDWTPPGRGNMQVVEALDRLAEKPLAEKIAAANQIALERIIQSHPVLVGYDQAINVVPGMTRTTILHAGPPVAWENMCGAMKGAVTGALVFEGLAKDLDDAARLAASGEITFSPCHEHDCVGSMAGVTSASMFMHIVENKTYGNRAFTNLSEQMAKILRMGANDQSVIDRLNWMRDVLGPMLRDAMKIVGEIDLRLMLAQALHMGDECHNRNNAGTTLLIQALTPGLIQAGYPVEQQREVFEFVASSDYFSGPTWMAMCKAALDAAHGIEYSTVVTTMARNGYEFGLRVSGLPGQWFTGPAQQVIGPMFAGYKPEDSGLDIGDSAITETYGIGGFAMATAPAIVALVGGTVEEAIDFSRQMREITLGENPNVTIPLLSFMGIPTAIDITKVAGSGILPVINTAIAHKEAGIGMIGAGIVHPPFSCFEKALLTFRDRYFL from the coding sequence ATGACGACCTTATTCAACCAGCCGCTGAACGTGATTAACGTCGGCATTGCGATGTTCAGCGACGATCTCAAAAAACAGCACGTTCCCGTCACCCAGCTCGACTGGACGCCGCCGGGGCGGGGCAATATGCAGGTCGTTGAAGCGCTCGATCGGCTGGCGGAAAAACCGCTGGCGGAGAAAATCGCCGCCGCTAACCAAATCGCCCTTGAGCGCATTATTCAGTCTCATCCGGTGCTGGTGGGCTATGACCAGGCCATTAACGTTGTGCCGGGCATGACCCGCACCACCATTCTGCACGCCGGTCCGCCTGTCGCCTGGGAGAACATGTGCGGGGCGATGAAGGGGGCGGTCACCGGGGCGCTGGTGTTTGAAGGGCTGGCGAAAGATCTGGACGATGCGGCAAGGCTCGCTGCCTCCGGAGAAATTACCTTCTCGCCGTGCCACGAGCACGACTGCGTGGGCTCGATGGCGGGCGTCACCTCCGCGTCGATGTTTATGCACATCGTGGAGAACAAAACCTACGGCAACCGCGCGTTCACCAACCTCAGCGAGCAGATGGCGAAGATCCTGCGCATGGGCGCCAACGACCAGAGCGTGATCGACCGCCTGAACTGGATGCGCGACGTGCTCGGCCCGATGCTGCGCGACGCGATGAAGATCGTCGGCGAAATCGACCTGCGCCTGATGCTGGCCCAGGCGCTGCACATGGGCGACGAGTGCCACAACCGCAACAACGCGGGCACCACGCTGCTGATCCAGGCGCTGACGCCGGGGCTGATTCAGGCGGGCTACCCGGTGGAGCAGCAGCGCGAGGTGTTCGAGTTCGTCGCCAGCAGCGACTACTTCTCCGGCCCGACGTGGATGGCGATGTGTAAGGCCGCGCTGGACGCCGCTCACGGCATTGAGTACAGCACCGTCGTCACCACCATGGCGCGTAACGGATACGAGTTCGGCCTGCGCGTTTCCGGCCTGCCGGGGCAGTGGTTCACCGGCCCGGCGCAGCAGGTAATTGGCCCGATGTTCGCGGGCTATAAGCCGGAAGACTCCGGGCTGGACATCGGCGACAGCGCCATCACCGAAACCTACGGCATTGGCGGCTTTGCGATGGCGACGGCCCCGGCAATCGTTGCGCTGGTGGGCGGCACGGTGGAGGAAGCCATCGACTTTTCCCGCCAGATGCGCGAAATCACCCTCGGCGAAAACCCGAACGTCACCATTCCGCTGCTCTCGTTTATGGGCATTCCGACCGCTATCGACATCACCAAAGTCGCGGGCAGCGGCATTCTGCCGGTGATTAACACCGCCATTGCTCATAAAGAGGCGGGCATCGGCATGATTGGGGCGGGCATCGTTCACCCGCCGTTTAGCTGTTTTGAAAAGGCGCTGTTGACCTTCCGCGATCGCTACTTTTTATAA
- a CDS encoding xanthine permease — MKNMKLEWKRGDWAAYFGLMTNNLTNLLTMMGLLIFVVGIPKEIVYGRIAPAFGLAVLVASICYAWFGMQMARATGRTDVTALPSGPSAPSIFTVTFLVLMPVYQQTGDADFAIQIGLVWCFVEAMILAGGSFLGETIRKMIPRTVLLSCLSGLGLLLLAMNPMLQAFEAPTVSFIVLLLIFINWFGKKPIFARIPTGLLLLVAGTALAWISGLQSPEAIKASMSSFGFNPPEVHVDSFMQGLPHALPYLASAVPLGLANYIFDLENIESAHAAGDAYPTRKVMLANGLASMLGCLMGNPFPVTVYVGHPGWKAMGASIGYTLASGVTMFIVPLFGLGAFMLAIIPMTAIVPILVFIGVVTANQVVRETPKVEVPVIFICLFPWIANWALTMMNSVMGAAGTSAAKIGTDVLHSKGIYYEGLVHLGNGAPLASMLWGCIAIFAIINKPLRGAVAAAVGALLALFGVIHAPVVGFAEGSSLMFVTAYLMMGGMFVVKHVLDFSVTPPLPVGEGRGEGTRTHLLKDTK; from the coding sequence ATGAAAAACATGAAGCTGGAGTGGAAAAGAGGTGACTGGGCGGCGTATTTCGGGTTGATGACCAATAACCTGACCAATTTGCTGACCATGATGGGGCTGCTCATTTTTGTCGTCGGCATCCCGAAGGAGATTGTTTATGGACGCATCGCGCCGGCCTTCGGGCTGGCGGTGCTGGTCGCGAGTATTTGCTACGCCTGGTTCGGCATGCAGATGGCGCGCGCCACCGGGCGTACGGATGTGACCGCGCTGCCGTCCGGCCCGAGCGCGCCGTCGATTTTTACCGTGACTTTCCTGGTGCTGATGCCGGTGTATCAGCAGACCGGCGATGCGGACTTCGCGATCCAGATTGGCCTCGTGTGGTGCTTCGTGGAGGCGATGATCCTCGCGGGCGGTTCGTTCCTGGGGGAAACCATCCGCAAGATGATCCCGCGTACCGTGCTGCTGTCGTGCCTCTCCGGTTTGGGCCTGCTGCTGCTGGCGATGAACCCGATGCTGCAGGCGTTCGAAGCGCCGACCGTGTCGTTCATCGTGCTGCTGCTGATCTTCATCAACTGGTTCGGTAAAAAGCCGATTTTCGCCCGTATCCCGACCGGTCTGCTGCTGTTGGTTGCCGGTACGGCACTGGCGTGGATCTCCGGCCTGCAAAGCCCGGAAGCGATTAAAGCGTCCATGTCATCCTTCGGCTTTAACCCGCCGGAAGTGCACGTGGACAGCTTCATGCAGGGCCTGCCGCACGCGCTGCCGTATCTGGCCTCTGCCGTACCGCTGGGGCTGGCGAACTACATCTTTGACCTGGAGAACATCGAAAGCGCCCACGCGGCGGGAGATGCGTACCCGACGCGTAAGGTGATGCTGGCGAACGGTCTGGCGTCGATGCTCGGCTGCCTGATGGGGAACCCGTTCCCGGTGACGGTCTACGTTGGCCACCCTGGCTGGAAAGCGATGGGCGCGAGCATCGGCTATACGCTGGCCTCCGGCGTGACTATGTTCATCGTGCCGCTGTTCGGGCTGGGGGCGTTTATGCTCGCCATTATTCCGATGACCGCCATCGTGCCGATTCTGGTGTTTATCGGTGTTGTTACCGCCAACCAGGTGGTAAGGGAAACGCCCAAAGTGGAGGTGCCGGTGATCTTCATCTGCCTGTTCCCGTGGATCGCCAACTGGGCGCTGACGATGATGAACAGCGTGATGGGGGCGGCGGGCACCAGCGCGGCGAAGATCGGCACCGACGTGCTGCACAGCAAAGGAATTTACTACGAAGGCCTGGTGCATCTCGGCAACGGCGCGCCGCTCGCCAGCATGCTGTGGGGCTGTATCGCCATTTTCGCCATCATCAACAAGCCGCTGCGCGGAGCCGTTGCGGCCGCCGTCGGGGCGCTGCTGGCGCTGTTTGGCGTGATCCATGCCCCGGTGGTGGGCTTTGCCGAGGGCAGTTCGCTGATGTTCGTCACCGCGTATCTGATGATGGGCGGCATGTTTGTGGTGAAGCATGTGCTGGATTTCTCTGTTACTCCCCCTCTCCCTGTGGGAGAGGGCCGGGGTGAGGGCACCAGAACGCACCTTCTAAAGGACACAAAATGA
- a CDS encoding carbamate kinase family protein: protein MKELMVVAIGGNSIIKDNASQSIEHQAQAVKAVAESVLEMLASDYDIVLTHGNGPQVGLDLRRAEIAHEREGLPLTPLANCVADTQGGIGYLIQQALNNRLAARGEQKAVTVVTQVEVDKNDPGFTHPTKPIGAFFTEAQRDELQQAHPDWHFVEDSGRGYRRVVASPQPLRIVEADAIKTLTQKGFVVIGAGGGGIPVIRSEQGDYQSVDAVIDKDLSTALLAREIGADVLAITTGVEKVCINFGKPNQQALDTVSVAQMTRYREEGHFPAGSMLPKIVASLEFLHHGGRRVIITSPDSLPAALRGETGTHIVNEGR from the coding sequence ATGAAAGAGCTTATGGTCGTCGCCATCGGCGGCAACAGCATTATCAAAGACAACGCCAGCCAGTCGATTGAACACCAGGCGCAGGCGGTGAAAGCGGTGGCAGAGTCGGTGCTGGAAATGCTGGCATCCGACTATGACATCGTGCTCACCCACGGCAACGGCCCCCAGGTGGGGCTGGATCTGCGCCGCGCCGAAATCGCCCACGAGCGGGAAGGGCTGCCGCTAACCCCGCTGGCAAACTGCGTGGCGGACACCCAGGGCGGGATTGGCTACCTGATCCAGCAGGCGCTCAACAACCGCCTGGCCGCGCGCGGGGAGCAAAAAGCGGTCACGGTCGTCACGCAGGTGGAGGTGGATAAAAACGATCCGGGCTTTACGCACCCGACGAAACCTATCGGTGCGTTCTTCACCGAGGCGCAGCGCGACGAGCTGCAGCAGGCACACCCGGACTGGCATTTTGTCGAGGATTCAGGCCGTGGCTACCGTCGCGTGGTGGCTTCACCGCAGCCGCTGCGCATCGTTGAGGCCGACGCCATCAAAACGCTGACGCAAAAAGGCTTTGTGGTGATCGGCGCGGGCGGCGGGGGGATCCCCGTGATTCGCAGCGAGCAGGGCGACTACCAGAGCGTCGATGCGGTGATTGATAAAGATCTCTCCACCGCGCTGCTGGCACGCGAGATCGGCGCCGATGTGCTGGCGATCACCACCGGCGTGGAGAAGGTGTGCATCAACTTCGGCAAGCCGAACCAGCAGGCGCTGGACACCGTCAGCGTGGCGCAGATGACGCGCTACAGGGAAGAGGGCCACTTCCCGGCGGGCAGCATGCTCCCCAAAATCGTCGCCTCGCTGGAATTTTTACACCACGGCGGCAGGCGCGTGATTATCACCTCGCCGGACAGCCTGCCCGCGGCGCTGCGCGGGGAAACCGGCACCCATATTGTTAAT